TTTTTGATCAATCACACGGTGCATCATTTCGCGCTCATCGCGGTGATCGCGCAGGCCCATGGCGCGTCGGTGCCGCAGGATTTTGGCATGGCGCCCTCGACGCTCAAGTATCGCGAAGCGCAGGAGCCGGCATGTGCACGTTGAGTTGGCGACCGGCGGAAGCCGGCTACACCCTGTGGTTTAATCGCGATGAGCTGCACAGTCGGGCGGCGGAGGAGCCTCCGCGGGAGTTTCGCACCATCGGCGGCGTCGCCTGGCTGGCGCCGACTGACCCGGACAGCGGCGGCACGTGGCTGATGGTGAATCAGCAGGGCGTGACCGTGGCGCTGCTCAATGACTACGGCTCGACCTGGAGTGAACCGCTCGACGGGCCGCGCGAAAGCCGGGGACGTCTCGCACCGTTGGCGGCGGCGGCTGGCACCGCGACGGATGCCATCGGCCTGGCGCTGCGGGCGGGCGGACTGGACCGCACGCCGCCGTTTAATCTGGTGGCGATCGACGGCGACGGCGGCGCGGCGCACCTGCATTGGAATGGAGCAGAGATCCGGCTGCGCGAGGGCGACGACGTGGCGGCGCCGCTGACGTCATCCTCCTACGCCTCCGAACGGGTGGTGGCGGCGCGGCAGCGGGCGTATCCGCGCAACGCCGATGCGGCGGCGTTGGCGGCGTATCATCATTCTCATGACACGGAGCGCGGGGCGGAATCGGTCAACATGAGTCGGGCGGATGCGGCGACCCGCAGCATCACGCAGGTGCGGGTGGGGCCGGAGTGGGTGGTGTTGGATTACGAGCCGCAGAACTGGCCGGGCGCACCGCGGGTGGCCGGTGGGCCCCGCCAATGGCGGCTGCCGCGGCAGGATGTCTTTTCGTCCATCAATGCGGAATAGGGCGACGGAAGCCGATCTCCCACGCCGCGTATGAAGCAATCAATCCAACTCTCGAAGGGCCTTACGGTGGTGAGCTGGGTGACGCGAATCGTCGCCGCGGTGATCCTGTTGCAGACCCTGTTTTTTAAGTTTAGTGCGCATCCCGATTCGGTGGCGATTTTCACCGCGGTGGGCCAGGAGCCGATCGGCCGCATCGGTTCCGGTATCGTGGAACTGATCGCCAGCGTGATGCTGTTTGTGCCCGGTCTGGTGGCCGTGGGAGCGGCGCTGGCGGTGGGCACGATGAGCGGCGCGATCTTCTTTCATCTCACCTCGCTCGGGGTGGTGGTGAATGACGACGGCGGGACTTTGTTCTCGCTGGCCATCGTGGTGTGGGTCTGCAGCGCGGTGGGGCTGTGGCTGTATCGCGGCACCTTGCCGGTAATCGGACCCAAACTGGTCGGCCGGACGGGAGGTGTCTCGTGAATCCCGCGATCAAATGCAGCCGAACGCTGGGCCGTTTTATCAATCTCTTCCTCATCGCCGGACTGTTGGCCTTTGGCCTGCGTGCTGACGAAGTGAATACAAACTGGCGCGGGCTCGCGATCAAGGGTTACGACCCGGTGGCCTACTTCACGGAAGGCAAACCGGTGGAGGGCGACAGCGACTTCGAATTTGAATGGCGGGATGCGACCTGGCGTTTTGCCAGCGCGGCACACCGGGATCGTTTTGCGAAGGATCCGGAGGCGTATGCCCCGCAGTATGGCGGCTACTGCGCGTGGGCGGTGAGTCAGAACAAACTCGCGCCGATCGATCCGGAGGCGTGGCGCATCGTCGACGGGAAGCTGTATCTGAACTATTCACCCAAGGTGCAACGCGACTGGGAGCAGGATATTCCCGGTTTTATCGAACTTGCCGATGGCTACTGGCCCACATTGCGAAAGGAGTGACGTGGCCGGTGCGACGTCGTTAGCGGGGCCGGTCGACGGAGGCGTCGGCGGTCTCATGCGGTGGCAGCGGCTGGCGGTGTCGCGGTGGGTGCGGCTGACACAGTGGGAGTATTGGCCGATCTGGGCGATCTATCTGCCAGTGTTTTTCTACGGACTTTGGTTGGCGGTGTGGCATCGCGGGGCGACGGTGTTCTCGGCGGCAAATCCCGGCATGCCGGCGGCCGGTGGATTGGTGGGGTATTCCAAGTCCGCCATCCTCGAAGGGCTGGCCGGCGCCGGCGACGCGGTGGCGACGTGGGCGCTGATCGCCCCGGGGGCGTTTCCGGAGCGCAACGCGGCGGTGCGGCGGTTTATGGCGGAGCATCAGCTGGGTTATCCGGTGGTGCTGAAGCCGGACCTAGGAGAGCGTGGCTCGGGCGTCGTGATCGCCAAGAACGCGGCGGAGGTGGAGGTCGTGCTGCGGACGGAGCCGACGGCGTTGATCGCGCAGGCGTATGTGCCGGGCGTGGAGTGGGGCGTGTTTTATGTGCGGCGACCGGGGGCGGCGAAGGGCGAGATTTTTGCGATCACCGACAAACGTATGGTGCACGTGGTGGGCGACGGGCGAAGCAGTCTGGAACGGTTGATCCTAAACGACGCGCGCGCGGTGGGCATGGCGCGATTCTTCCGGCAGAAGTTCGCCGCGCGGTTGGGCGAAGTGCCGGCGGCAGGGGAACGCGTGATGCTGAGCGAACTCGGCACGCACTGCCGCGGGGCGATGTTTTTGGACGGTGCGGCGCTGGAGACGCCGGAACTGGTGCAGGCGGTCGAGGCGGTGAGTCGGCAGTTTGAAGGGTTTTATTTTGGCCGCTACGACCTGCGCGCGGAATCGACCGAGGCGATGCAGGCGGGGCGGTTTAAGGTCATCGAACTGAACGGTGTGTCTTCGGAAGCCACGGCGATGTATGACCCGAAACATTCGGTGTGGTTTGGCTGGCGCACCCTGTGCCGGCAGTGGCGGATCGCATTTGAAATTGGCGCGGCCAATCGCCGTGCCGGCGCACGGGTGTGGTCCGTGCGGGAACTGTGGACCCTATTACAGGAGCAACGAAAAGCATGAAGACGATAGCAGCACCGATCGAAGTGGAGACCGAACGTTATGTCCTGCGCATGGGGACCGGGGCGGAGGATTTGGCGGCGGCGCAGCGCCTGCGCTTTGAGGTATTCAATTTGGAACTACAGCGCGGGCTGGTGGAGTCGTATGCGTCGGGACGCGACGAAGATCGTTTTGATGCGGTGTGTGATTTGATGCTGGTGATGGAGCGCGACAGCGGCGCGGTGGTGGGCACGTATCGCATGCAGACCGGGCTGAGCGCGGCACAGCATTTGGGGTATTACAGCGGGGCGCAGTTTGACCTTTCGCCGATGGAGCCGGCGCGGCATCAAATCCTGGAGTTGGGGCGCGCCTGCGTGGCGGAGGCGCATCGCAACCAGACCGTCATCGGGCTGTTGTGGAAAGGCATCGCGCGCTACGCCCAGGCGCATGGGGCGCGGTATCTGGTCGGTTGCAGTTCCCTCATCTCGCAGGATGCCGGCGCCGGCATGGGCACGTATGAGCAGCTGGCCAAACGTTACCTGGTGGAGGAACCGTGGCGGACGCGGCCGTTGGCGGATCATCGTTGTGACGTGCCGGCGAGTGAGCCGGCGAAGGTGCCGAAGTTGATGGCGGCTTACCTCATGCTCGGGGCGCGGATTTGTGGGGAACCCTCGCTGCATCGCGAGTTTGGCACGATCGAGTTTTTGACGTGGCTCGACCTCGACGGGCTGGCGCCGCGGGTGGCGCGAAAGTTTCTGGGTTGAGGCGTGGCGCGGCGCCGACGTCACGGCCGTGTGGCGAACAGGCAAGGGCCGCGTGACGATGGTTACAATCCGCCGACGTGGGCGCGCCGCTCTTGCGAGCTGGTGCGGCGCAGCGCAGGGAGTTGAACTGCCGCGAAGGCCATGGGGGCCGGTGCGGCGGCTATTATCCCATGAGCGTGCAAGCGTCATTTCCGCCGGTCGGCACCGAGCGTTATCGAGTCCATTTTGCGGCGAACGAACAGGACCTGTGGGCCGCCCAGCGGCTGCGGTTTGAGGTGTTTAATCTGGAGCTCAACGAGGGGCTTGTGGCGTCGCACATGATCGGGCGCGATGAGGATGGGTTTGATCCGGTTTGTGAACATCTGTTGGTGACGGATCAGGCGGACGGGAAGGTGGTCGGCACCTATCGGATGCAGGCCGGACTCTCGGCGGCGGCGCACCTCGGTTATTACAGCGAGCAGGAGTTTGATTTTGGTCCGTTCGCCGCGCGGCGTGGCGAGATTTTGGAGCTTGGGCGCGCCTGTGTGGCGGCGGAGCATCGCAACCAGAGTGTGCTGTCGTTGCTATGGCGCGCCATCATGCAACATGCGCGCCGGCGGGGGCAGCGGTATTTGATCGGTTGCAGCTCGTTGTCGTCGTTGGACGAAGCCGGAGGGCTGGAAACGTATCGTAATCTCGCGGCGCATTACCTCGCGGCGCCGGAGTGGCGGACGCGGCCGGTGGCATCCTGTCGGTGTCGGTCGGGGACGGCCGATGCGTTGGCGGTGCCGCGATTGATGGTGGCGTATTTGGCGGCGGGGGCGCGGGTGTGTGGCGAGCCGGCGATCGACCGCGAGTTTGGCACGATCGACTTCCTGACGGTGCTCGACCTCGACGCGTTGTCGCCGCGCTTTGCGCGAAAATACCTCGCCTGACTGGCAGGTTTGGGCGTGATGGGCGGCTCGCATGGCCGTCTTTGGACCGAATACCCCATCTCCTCCCATCCCGTGGCGTTGGTCGCTGCGCGGGGTTGGTCGGGTGGCGGCGTTGCTGGGTGGAGCTGGAGGCAGCGCGTTGGAATACCTGCGGATGCCGCGCGAGGAACGGACCTCGGTGGCGGGCAAAGCACGCTGGTTGCAACGGACGTGTCGGCGAGCGTTGCGGGCGTTCAAAATCGAGGTGGTGGCTGAGGGGGAAGCGTTGCCGCATGGGGTGATGCTCGCGCCCAACCATGTGAGTTACATGGATATTTTGGTGCTGTCCGCGCTGGCGCCGACGGTGTTTGTGGCGAAGTCGGAGGTGAAGGGCTGGCCGCTGTTTGGGTGGTTTGCGCGGATGGCGGGAACCTTGTTTATCCGGCGGCAAGTGCGCGCGGATGTCGTGCGGGTGGGGGAGCAGTTGGCGCCGGTGATGGCGGCGGGGGTGAACCTGGTGGTGTTTCTCGAAGGCACGAGCACGGATGGGCAGGACGTGAACCCGTTTCGTCCGTCGATGCTGGAGCCGGCGGTGAAGGCGAGTTGGCCGCTGTGTCCGGTGGCTTTGCGCTACGAGGTGCCGGCGGGGCGGGATGCGACTTGGGAAGTGGCGTGGTGGGGATCGATGCCGCTGTTGCCGCATGTGATCGGGTTTGCGGGCCTGGAGTGGGTGCGGGTGCACGTTCGGCGGGCGGCGGTGCTGACGGCGGAGGGCGATCGGAAGGAGCTCGCGGCTCAGCTGGAGGCGCAGGTGCGGGCACTTTTGCACGGAGAATCGGGCGCGCGGCGTGAGTGAGCGTTGGCTTGTGCTGGGCGGGGGGATGGCCTTGAGTCCCGGCCTCGACTCCCAACCTCCAACCTGATCTTTCACCATGGCCTCAACTTCCCACGAATTGAACGGTGCCGGCAACTGGGCCAGCGTCGCTCGGAAACCCTTTGGTGAAACCAAGTCAGGCGAGGCGACCGAGCTGTTTACGCTGACCAATGCCAAAGGTATGCGCGTCGAGATCACCAACTATGGCGGCATCATCGTGCGTTGGACGGCGCCGGACCGGGAGGGCAAGCTGGCCGACGTGGTGTTGGGCTACGATGACCTCGCGGCCTACGAAGCGGGCGGCGCGTATTTCGGCGCGGTGGTGGGGCGTTTCGGCAACCGCATCGCCGGGGGGCAGTTCACCTTGGACGACGAAACTTACACGCTGCCGACCAACAATGCGCCGGGCGGCATCCCGTGTCACTTGCACGGCGGGCCGGAAGGGTTTGATCGCAAAGTCTGGGCGGCCGAGGTGGCGGCGGAAGGCGAGTCGGCACGGCTGACTTTGAAGTTGGAGAGTCCGGCGGGGGAGGCGGGTTTTCCGGGCACTTTGGCGGTCACGGTGGTGTATTTGCTGAAGCCGGAGAATACGCTGGAGATCACCTACACGGCCACGACCGATGCGGCGACGCCGGTGAACCTTACTCAGCACACTTACTTTAACCTCGCGGGTGAGGGCACGATCGACGGACACATCCTGCAGATGCAGGGCGCGTCGCGTTACCTGCCGGTGGATGCGGGACAGATCCCGACCGGCGAACTCGCGCCGGTGGCGGGCACGCCGTTTGATTTTCTGGCGCCGCGCCCGCTGGGCGCGCGCATTGCGGAGGATCATCCGCAGATCAAGATCGGCTGCGGCTACGACCACTGTTGGGTGTTTGACGATGCCGACGGCACGACGCACCTCGCGGCCAAAGTCATGGAGCCGATCTCGGGGCGGGTGCTCGAAGTGCTGACGACGGAGCCCGGCATGCAGGTTTACACCGGCGCGTTCATCAAGCCGGGCGACCAAGGCAAAGACGGCGCGATTTACGATGCGCGTTCGGGCTTTTGTCTTGAGACCCAGCACTTCCCGGACTCGCCCAATCAACCGACGTTTCCGTCGACGATTTTGCGGCCGGGCGAGACGTATCGGTCGGTGACGGCGTTTCGGTTTGGCACGATCTGACGGGGCGGCGCAATCTCGAGCCCGACCCACCGCAGGGGGGCTCAGAGTTCGAGCAGGCCGCGTTGCACGGCGGCGGTCACGGCTTCGGTGCGACCGGCGACCTGGAGTTTGCCGAGGATGTGTTTAAGGTGATCCTTCACCGTGTTCTCGGTGATGCCGAGGGTCGCGGCGATTTCCTTGTTGGCGAGGCCCTTGGCGGTCTCGCGCAGGACGTCGAGTTCGCGCGGGGTGAGGGCTTCAAAACGTTCGCGCACGGCGAGGCGACTGGCGACATCGCGCGGGATCCAACGACCGCCGCCACAGACCTGCCGAATGGCGGGGATCAAGTCGTCGCCAGTGGAGCTTTTGAGCAGATAACCGGAGGCACCGGCGGCGAGCGCGCCGTGGATATCCTCGTCGCCGTTGTAGGCGGTGAGCACGAGAATGCGGGCGGCGGGAAACTCGCGGCGAATCTGCTCGATCGCCTCACGTCCACCGAGCCCGGGCATGCGCAGGTCGAGCACGGCGAGGTCGGGCTGGTGTTCGCGAAAGAGTGCGACGGCCTGTTCGCCATCGCTGGCCTGCGCGATGACGGCGAGTTCCGGTTCACACTCGATGAGGGCAACCAAACCACTGCGCACGACGAAGTGATCGTCGGCGACGAGGATGCGCACGCGGGAGTGGGAAGAGGCAGGCGAAGTCATGACGTGGGACGGGGGACGACGAGTTGCAGGCGGGTGCCGCGGGACTGCGGGCCGGGCTCGAATGTAAGGATGGCATGGATACGGCGGGCGCGTTCCTGCATGCCGATGAGGCCGAAGTGACCCGATTGGCCAAGCTCGGCGGTGGGGGCGGGGGAGAAGCCGATGCCGTCGTCGGTGACGGTGAGGACAAGTTGGGTTGCGTCGGTGTGGAGGTGAAGTTGCACGGAGGCGGCGCGGGCGTGTTTGGCGATGTTGGTGAGGGCTTCCTGGCCGATGCGCAGGACGTTTTCCTCGACCACCTCGGGCCAGCGTGGCGGTGGGTAGGCGCAGTCGCAGTTGCAGGTGAGGCCGGCGGCCTCGGCGAGATGCTCGGCGCTGTGGCGCAGGGCGTCGGCGAGGTCGAATTGTTCGAGTTCGCGGGAGCGCAGGTCCCAGATCGAACGGCGCAGGTCCACCTGACTTTGTTGGAGGAGGAGACGGGCGGTCTGCAGGTGGTTGGCGGCGGCGCCGGCGTCGCGGGGCGCGAGTGTAGTGGCGGTTTGGAGACGCAGGGCGATGCCGGTGAGGGTTTGCTCGAGAGAGTCGTGGAGTTCGCGGGCGAGGCGGGTGCGTTCGGTGAGGGCACCTTTGAACTGCAGCTCGTCGGCTTTGCGTCCGGTGATCTCGACCTCGAGCTGGGCGGTGCGCTCGGCGACCTTGGTTTCGAGTAGCGCGTTGCGGCGGGCGTTGTGGAGGGACCAGGCCACGGCGAGAAAGAGGGCGAGTGCGGCGCCGCCGAGGGCGGTGAAAAGGCGGGCGGGCGTCCACCACGCGGGAGGTTCGAGCACGACGGCGTCGGCGTGCGTGGCGAGCAGCAGGTGAAGCGCGATCAGGCGGCCGGAGGCGTCGAGGGAGGATTGGCAGACGCCGTCGACCTGGACGGTGGCGCCGACGGGGAGGTTGGGTGCCTGGCCGGGAGCGTGGGCGAGGTTGACCGTGACGCTGAGATCGTCGGCTTGGAGCAACCAGGAGGATTCGATCAGATCGGTGGCGGGCAGCGGACGAAAGCTGGCGTCGAGGATATGGCCGACGAGGCGGATGCGTTCGCCGTGATGCAGGCCTTGGCGGAGTGCGGCGACCGGGGCGGGCAGTGGCGCGGGCTGAGGTGCGGAGTTGGTGGGGCGCAGGATGGCATCGCGCAGCACGGCGAGGTGGTTGTCGTATTCGATAAACCCGATGGCGGAGACCGCGGTGCCGACGGGCGGCAGGTCGGGTTGGATCGGATCGAGGCGTAGTCCGCCGGTTAAATCCTGCAGAAAGGCGAGGCCGTCGGGTCGTTGGAGGGTGAGCACGCCGGCGACGTGGACACGATTGGAGGACGTATTGCCCGGGCGGTATTGGGCGACGGCTTGAAGCGGGAGCGGTGCGGCGGACCACGGGGGAGCTGACTCGGTGGAAAGTAGTTCGACGTCGGCGGGGCGCGGCACGTGCAGGCGCACATCCAACAACTGGCGGACGGGGGTGTGGTAAGTCGTGGCGGCGGTGCCGCTGACTTGTAACCGGGCTCCGAGGAGGGAATCGGGCGTGGCGTCGGGTAGCGAAGGAATGAAGACGGTGAGGCGGTAGCCCTCGACGGCGAGGATGAGGCGCCATTGGTTGGCGTCGAGGTGAGCCTGACGCACGGTGCCCACAATACGGATACGTTGGCAGTCCTCGCTGCCACTCATCAGGCGGTCGGCGGAAACGGGTCGAGCCGGCGGGAGGGGCGCCGGGCCGAGCACGCGCCACTGCGGCTCACCGATGACGGGGGCGAAGTCGCCGGGATGGGAGGTGCCGTGGATCTCGACGCGGGTGCCGGGGGCGGGGGCGGGTTCAGTGCGGGCGTCGACGTAGATGCCAGCGGTTTCGTCCTGCACAAAAAACTGGCCGTGCCACGCTGGGTCGGCGGCGGTGACCACCCCGGTCACGGTGACAGGCAGCCCGGCGGCGGCACGTTCGGGCGAAAGGGCGAGCACGTCGGCCGCGTTGCGCAGCGTTTGCGCGGTGGTGACGGAACTGAGGGGCAGTGCAAGCAGGAGTCCGAGCCAAACCGCGCCGAGGCCGAGCCACCCCAGACGGGGGGCGAGGGGGGGAGCGGAGAGGAGGCGGGGCGGGATCACGTTGGAGTGCAGCTTGGGGTGGGGACGGGTGCGCGGGCAAATCCAAGCGCGACCGATCACCCGAAAGAGGGATGCGGGGGCGGGGGGCGAAACGCTACGATGAAAACCCTTCCGGTCGGCCCGCATGAGCGAGCGTCCGACGTCTCCCAACCCCTCGTTGTTTTCTCCCCATGACCTCCCCGATTGGCTCTCTTTCTCATTTGGTAACGGCGGTTTCCGCCGCGGCGGCGCTCGGCGCGACCACGGCCTCGGCGGCCTCCACTTGGACCGCGTATGAAACCGCCCGTGACAACGACCATCGCTTAACTCCGATTGCAGCCGAAGCGGTGGGGGGAGAGGCCGCGCGCGCGACGCTGAGTTTTGAGCCGGCGGAGCAGTTTCAGACGATGGTGGGGTTTGGCGGCGCGTTGACGGAATCGTCGGCCTGGGTGCTGGAGCAGTTGCCGGCGGAACGGCGCGCGGAAGTGATTCGCCGCTATTTCGATCCGGCGGAGGGCATCGGCTACACGTTGGCGCGGACGCACATCAACTCCTGTGATTTTTCGCTGAACATGTGGTCGCTCGACGACGTGGCGGGCGACTATGATTTGCATCACTTTAGCCTCGATCCGATGCGACGCTGGGTGCTGCCGCTGATCCATCAGGCGCGCACGGCGGCGGGCGGTGATTCCCTGCGGTTGGTGGCCTCGCCGTGGAGCCCGCCGTATTGGATGAAGACCAATTATCGCATGGATGACGGCGGGTCGTTGCGGGGCGAGTATGCGCCGGTGTGGGCGGAGTTTTTTGTGAAGTTCGTGCAGGCGATGCAGGACGAGGAAGGCATTCCGGTGTGGGGCCTCACGGTGCAAAACGAACCGCAGGCGCACCAGGTGTGGGAGTCCTGCCTCTACACGCCGGAGCAGGAACGCGACTTCGTAAAAAACCACCTCGGTCCGGCGTTGGTGCGGGCGGGCATGAGTGACGTGAAGCTCATGGCGCTGGACCATAACCGCGACATTCTGGAGGTGCATGCGGATGCCTCGTTGGGTGATCCGGAAGCGGCGCAATACCTGTGGGGCCTCGGGTTGCACTGGTATGTGAGCAACGACTTTGAGGCCTCCTCGCGGGTGCATGCAAAGTATCCGGACAAGCCGATTCTATTCACCGAAGGCTGCTGGGAAGGCGGCGACGCGATCGGCGCGTGGAAGCACGGTGAAGGCTACGCCCGGCAGATGATGGGCGACTTCCGCAATTGGGTGGTGGGCTTCATCGATTGGAACATCGTGCTCGATCAGCGCGGTGGTCCCAACCACGTGGGCAACTTCTGTGACGCGCCGGTGATCGTGAACACCGACACCCTGGAGGTGAGTTACGGCCCCTCGTTTTATTACATCGGGCACTTCAGCCGCTTTGTGAAACCGGGCGCGGTGCGCATCGCCTCGACCTGCGGAAATGAGAATCTGGATACGATCGCGTTTGCCAATCCGGATGGCGCGGTGGTTGTCGTGGTGATGAATGAGACCGACGCCCCGCAGCGCGTGGCGTTGGCGACGCTGGGCACGATCGAAGTGCCGGCGCGCGGCATTCGCACCTACGTCCAGAACCGCTGATGCCGCTGATTGGCGAAAGGCCAGTGCGCGGGTTTGAGCAAGATTTGGACAGACCCGCGGCTTGCGCTGCCGAGGTCGCGCTGGTCAGACTTCGCGTCGCGACCGCCCACCCACCGGGTGAGTGAGCCGCGTTCCATCCCACCCAAGCAAGCCCCCTCCTTCAACGTTCATGCACCTCCTCGAAGTCGTTTTGTTTGTCACCGCCGTTGTCGGCGTCATCTGGCTCGGAATCTGGAAAAGTAAGGATTCCGCCGCTGACTCGGGCGCGAGCGGCTACTTCCTGGCCGGCCGCGGTCTGACCTGGTGGTTGGTGGGCTTCTCGCTCATCGCGGCCAACATTTCCACGGAGCAGTTTGTGGGCATGTCGGGTTCGTCGGCCAACTGGCTCGGCATGGCGATCGCGTCCTACGAATGGATGGCGGCGATCACGCTGGTGGTGGTGGCATTCTGGTTCCTGCCGAAGTTCCTGAAGGCGGGCCTCTACACCATCCCGGAATTTCTGGAGTATCGCTTCGGCACGGTGTCGCGCATGGCGATGGCGATTCCGGCGATCGTGACGCTGGTGTTTGTGACGACCTCGTCGGTCATTTTCTCGGGCGCGAAGTTTGTGTCGGCCTACTACCATGACGTGCCGGTGCTCAACAGCCTCACCGCCTGTTGCTGGCTGATCGCGATCTTCGCGGCGGTGTATGTGTATATCGGCGGTCTGCGCGCCTGTGCCTGGACGGACCTCGTGTGGGGCTCGGCGCTGATCGTGGGTGGTCTGATCGTGGCGGTGCTCGCGTTCAACGTGCTCGCCAACAAGCCGGCCGAAGAACTCATCCTGACCAAGGTCGCCAACTCTTCGGCGACGGTCGAGGATCTCGAAGCGGCCGGTCCGTGGGAACGCTTTATGTTGCTCAACGACGGCAAGGATGGCGAAGCCGAGGTGCGCAACGGTGACAACCTTTCCGGCGGCAAGGTGCACATGGTGCGGCCGAAGGAAGACAGTGACATTCCGTGGACGGCGTTGCTGGTGGGCCTGTGGATCCCGAACTTTTTTTACTGGGGCCTCAATCAATACATCGTGCAGCGCACGCTGGGCGCGAAGTCCTTGGCCGAGGGCCAGAAGGGCATCGTGTTTGCGGCCTTCCTGAAGCTGCTGATCCCGTTCGTGGTGGTGATTCCGGGCATCATGGCCTTCAACCTCTTCAGTGCGGAAATGGCGTTGCCCGGTGGGGGCTATGATTACGACGCGGCGTTCCCGGTGTTGGTGCGCGAGTTGGTGAAACCGCTGCCGTTGATCTCGTGGTTCGTGTTGGCGGCGCTGGCCGGTGCGGTGATCAGCTCGCTGGCCTCGATGCTCAACTCGGCTTCGACGATCGCGACGATGGACCTTTATGCCCGCTTCACTGGCGAGAAGGACGAGATGAAGCTCGTGCGCATGGGCAAGGTATTCGTGACGGTGTTCGTCGTGCTGGCGGCCCTGCTCGCGCCGCAGCTCAACAAGCTCACTTCGATCTTCGCCTACATTCAGGAATTCCAGGGCTTCATTTCGCCCGGCATTCTGGCGGTGTTCATCTTCGGTTTCTTCTCGCCGCGCACCCCGCGCTTCTTCGGCTGGCTGGGCATCGTGATCAACGCGGTGGCTTATGCGGCCTTCAAGTGGGTCGTCGGTCCGATCCTGGTGAACCAAGGCTGGTGGTATTCGGAGGAGATGGCCTTCCTCGATCGCATGGCGTTGTGCTTCTTCCTCGTCATCGCCGTCGGTTTGGTGGTCACGAAGTTTGCCCCGCTGTCGCGTCCGGTGGAAATGCCAGTGAATAGCGCGATTGAGTTGAAGAGCTCCTCCGGCGCCAAGCTGGTGGGCATCGGCGTGTGTGTGCTCACGCTGATCTTCTACGTGATCTTCTGGTAACGAAGCGCGCGGAAGTCGCGCCGAGGGTTGCAAGTTGGCGGGATGCGACCCTTGGCTGGAGGGCTATGCAGATAGAATTTCCCGATCGCGGCTTCCGTGGCTACATCTTCGATCTCGATGGCACGCTCATCGATTCCATGCCGGTGCACTACCGGGCGTGGGATCTCGCCATGCAGGAGGCGGGCGTGCCGGGGACGCTCGATGAGGATCTGTTTTACAGCCTTGGTGGCGTGCCGACGCTGGGTGTGGCGGAGAAGATGGGGGAGCATTACGGCCTGACGATCGACGCCGCGGCGGTGTCGCACCGAAAGGAGAAGCTCTATCTGGACTGTCTGGCGGAGGTGAAGGTCATCGAGCCGGTGGCGGCGTTTGCGCGGGAGATGGCGAAGACGCATCCGGTGGCGATCGCGACGGGCGGCGAGCCGCTCATCGCGCATCCGGCGATCAAAGCGGCGGGGTTGGATGATGTGTTTGAGATCGTGGTGACCCCGGAGGACGTGGCGCCGGGTCGCGGCAAACCGGCTCCAGACATGTTCCTCGAAGCGGCGCGACGCATGGGCGTGCCGCCGGCGGAGTGTGTGGTTTTTGAGGATGCGGTGCCGGGCATCAAAGCCGCCGAAGCCGCCGGCATGGCGGTGGTGCGGGTGCCGAGCCGCGGTTGAATTCGAGCGAGGCTCGGCGGCGGGCTCAGTTCTTCTCCGCTGTATCGAAACGGCGGATATGCACGGTGTCGCCGAGCTGCAGGTTCGCAGTTTCGGCAGCATTGGCCCAGTTGCGCGACAGCCAGTAGAAGCCGTCGGCGTTGGGGAAGACGACCCATTGGCCACGCTCGACATCGGAGAAGT
This portion of the Actomonas aquatica genome encodes:
- a CDS encoding NRDE family protein → MCTLSWRPAEAGYTLWFNRDELHSRAAEEPPREFRTIGGVAWLAPTDPDSGGTWLMVNQQGVTVALLNDYGSTWSEPLDGPRESRGRLAPLAAAAGTATDAIGLALRAGGLDRTPPFNLVAIDGDGGAAHLHWNGAEIRLREGDDVAAPLTSSSYASERVVAARQRAYPRNADAAALAAYHHSHDTERGAESVNMSRADAATRSITQVRVGPEWVVLDYEPQNWPGAPRVAGGPRQWRLPRQDVFSSINAE
- a CDS encoding YHS domain-containing (seleno)protein, coding for MKCSRTLGRFINLFLIAGLLAFGLRADEVNTNWRGLAIKGYDPVAYFTEGKPVEGDSDFEFEWRDATWRFASAAHRDRFAKDPEAYAPQYGGYCAWAVSQNKLAPIDPEAWRIVDGKLYLNYSPKVQRDWEQDIPGFIELADGYWPTLRKE
- a CDS encoding GNAT family N-acetyltransferase is translated as MKTIAAPIEVETERYVLRMGTGAEDLAAAQRLRFEVFNLELQRGLVESYASGRDEDRFDAVCDLMLVMERDSGAVVGTYRMQTGLSAAQHLGYYSGAQFDLSPMEPARHQILELGRACVAEAHRNQTVIGLLWKGIARYAQAHGARYLVGCSSLISQDAGAGMGTYEQLAKRYLVEEPWRTRPLADHRCDVPASEPAKVPKLMAAYLMLGARICGEPSLHREFGTIEFLTWLDLDGLAPRVARKFLG
- a CDS encoding GNAT family N-acetyltransferase; the protein is MSVQASFPPVGTERYRVHFAANEQDLWAAQRLRFEVFNLELNEGLVASHMIGRDEDGFDPVCEHLLVTDQADGKVVGTYRMQAGLSAAAHLGYYSEQEFDFGPFAARRGEILELGRACVAAEHRNQSVLSLLWRAIMQHARRRGQRYLIGCSSLSSLDEAGGLETYRNLAAHYLAAPEWRTRPVASCRCRSGTADALAVPRLMVAYLAAGARVCGEPAIDREFGTIDFLTVLDLDALSPRFARKYLA
- a CDS encoding lysophospholipid acyltransferase family protein → MAVFGPNTPSPPIPWRWSLRGVGRVAALLGGAGGSALEYLRMPREERTSVAGKARWLQRTCRRALRAFKIEVVAEGEALPHGVMLAPNHVSYMDILVLSALAPTVFVAKSEVKGWPLFGWFARMAGTLFIRRQVRADVVRVGEQLAPVMAAGVNLVVFLEGTSTDGQDVNPFRPSMLEPAVKASWPLCPVALRYEVPAGRDATWEVAWWGSMPLLPHVIGFAGLEWVRVHVRRAAVLTAEGDRKELAAQLEAQVRALLHGESGARRE
- a CDS encoding aldose epimerase family protein, giving the protein MASTSHELNGAGNWASVARKPFGETKSGEATELFTLTNAKGMRVEITNYGGIIVRWTAPDREGKLADVVLGYDDLAAYEAGGAYFGAVVGRFGNRIAGGQFTLDDETYTLPTNNAPGGIPCHLHGGPEGFDRKVWAAEVAAEGESARLTLKLESPAGEAGFPGTLAVTVVYLLKPENTLEITYTATTDAATPVNLTQHTYFNLAGEGTIDGHILQMQGASRYLPVDAGQIPTGELAPVAGTPFDFLAPRPLGARIAEDHPQIKIGCGYDHCWVFDDADGTTHLAAKVMEPISGRVLEVLTTEPGMQVYTGAFIKPGDQGKDGAIYDARSGFCLETQHFPDSPNQPTFPSTILRPGETYRSVTAFRFGTI
- a CDS encoding response regulator, with translation MTSPASSHSRVRILVADDHFVVRSGLVALIECEPELAVIAQASDGEQAVALFREHQPDLAVLDLRMPGLGGREAIEQIRREFPAARILVLTAYNGDEDIHGALAAGASGYLLKSSTGDDLIPAIRQVCGGGRWIPRDVASRLAVRERFEALTPRELDVLRETAKGLANKEIAATLGITENTVKDHLKHILGKLQVAGRTEAVTAAVQRGLLEL